The Rhodococcus sp. ABRD24 genome contains the following window.
TCAGCAGAATGTGAATGGGTTTCGCTTCGCTTCGTCGTCACTACACTGTTCGCCGTGGATGCCGTTGTGCAAGATCAAAGTTCTGTCGCGATGCGTGAGCGGATACTCGACGCCGCCGAGTACTGCCTCGTCGAGTCCGGGTACAACTCTCGACTGCACGCCGTGATTGCCGAGCGGGCAGGACTGTCGCGCCCGACGGTCTACAAGTATGTCGGGGACCAATCCGCGATCTTCGAGGCACTGTTCCAGCGCGAGATCTCGCGGTTCTTCGCGGTCCTCGATCCGGTGCTGCGGGGCCACGATCAGCTGCAGGCCGGGTTCGTCGACTGCGTAGTGTTCGCGGTCGGCTACGCGCGTCGGCACGCCTTGCTGCAGAAGGGGCTTCGCGATGATCCGGCTGTGGTGGTGCCGTGGTTCACAGTGCGCGCCAAGCCCTTCATCGAGGTCGGTGCCGAGTTCCTCGTGCCACATTTCGAGCGGATGCTCACGCCGGAACAGCTTGCGTCGGTGAGCCCGCGGGTCGTCTCCGAATGGGCCTTCCGGTTGATTGCGTCCCTCATCACCACCGAGGGTGACGTGGACACCGCCGACGAGGAGGCGCTGCGCCAGTTCGTCGGCGGGCTGCCCGCCGTCATGTTCGTTCCGTCAGCCGACGCGCGTGTCGGCTGACGGAGGGGCGCTACTTCGCGACCGTGAGCAGGAAGGCGACGTCCTCGAGGGCTTCGACGCTGTGCCGGGTCGCCGGAATCATGAGCATGTCGCCGGTCGACCCCTTCCACGAGTTCTCGCCGCTGATCAGGGCGAGTTTTCCGCTGAGTACGAGCAGCGTCGCTTCGCCGGGGCTATCGTGCTCGGCGAGGCTCTTGCCCGCACTCAGCGCGATCACCGTTTGACGCAGGCTGCGCTGGTGCCCGCCGTACACGGTCTGAGAACTGCGCCCGCTCGACGCTCCGGCCGCAAGCTTGAGTTGCTGCCGGGCGAGTGCTGTCAGCGACATCTTGTCCATCAAGGGCCAACTCCTGGTGACTACAGTGACGATGTTCCCGCAGTATGACCCACTGCGCCGGAGATGACCGGGTTATCAGCCTAACGGTTGGGCCACCGTCGGCCACCGTCGACCCGGAGGGTCAGCGTCGGACGTAGCTGACGAACCGGTAGCGCAGTCCAGACTTCTCCGAGATTCGCCAGTCGTCGGCATCGCCGACCACCCAGTCGTCGCCAACTGCCGGCGCGTAGGCGTCGCCTTCGATCTCGGCATCGATCTCGGTGACCGACAGCAGATCGGCAAAAGGCATTGCCGCGGTGTAGATCTGGGTTCCGCCGATGACCCAGGCGGTGTTCCCGGCGAGCGCGAGTGCCGCCTCGATCCCGTCCGCGGGCTCGGCACCGTCAGCCGACCATCCCGGCTGACGGGTGACTACGATGTTGCGTCGGCCGGTGAGCGGGCGGAATCGCGGTGGCAGTGAGTCCCACGTCCGCCGGCCCATGATCACCGGGTGACCCATGGTGGCGTCCTTGAAGTGCGCCATGTCCTCGGGGATCCGCCACGGGATGGTGTTGTCCCGGCCGATCACGCCCGCGATGGTCTGGCCCCAGATCAGGCCGATCATCAGATCGCCACCGGCGCCTTGATCGCCGGATGGTGCTGGTAGCCGACGATCTCGACGTCCTCGAAGGTGTAGTCGAAGAGCGAGTCGCGCTTGTTGAGCTCGAGCGTCGGGTAGGGGAGCGGCTCACGGGAGAGCTGCTCGGTGACCTGATCGACGTGGTTGTCGTAGATGTGGCAGTCGCCGCCGGTCCAGATGAAGTCGCCCACCTCGAGCCCCGTCTGCTGCGCCACCATATGTGTGAGCAGCGCGTAGCTGGCGATGTTGAACGGCACGCCCAGGAACAGGTCGGCGCTGCGCTGGTACAGCTGGCAGCTGAGCTTGCCGTCGGCTACATAGAATTGGAAGAAGGCGTGGCACGGCTGCAGCGCCATGGCGTCCAGGTCGGCGACGTTCCACGCAGAGACGATGATCCGTCGAGAATCCGGGTTGGCCTTCAGCGTTTCGATCACCTTGGTGATCTGGTCGATGTGCTCGCCCGACGGCGTGGGCCACGACCGCCACTGCACGCCGTAGACCGGTCCCAGCTCGCCGTCAGTGTCGGCCCACTCGTCCCAGATCGTGACGCCGTGCTCCCGCAGCCATTTGACGTTGGACTCGCCGCGCAAGAACCACAGCAGCTCGTACACGACGGACTTGAGATGCACCTTCTTTGTGGTGATCAGCGGGAAACCCTCGGCGAGATCCCAGCGCATCTGGTGGCCGAAGACGCTGCGCGTCCCCGTTCCGGTGCGATCTGCCTTGGCGATTCCGGTGTCCATGACCAGGCGGAGGAGATCTTCGTAGGGCGAGTGCACGGACCCGAGTCTAGGCGGCTTCGCCGCCCGTGCGCGGATCGTGGGTCCGCAGACTCCGTAACCGCGCACGGACGATAGCCTCGCGCCATGCGTGAGCTTCTCGTGATCGGCATCGGTGCCGGCGACCCCGACCAGGTGACGATCCAGGCCGTCAAGGCCATGAACAGGGCCGATGTCTTCTTCATCATCGGCAAGGGCGACGAGAAGCAGGAATTGGTCGATCTGCGGACGGAAATCCTCGCCGAACACATGCTTCGCGAGTACCGCGTCGTGGACATCGTGGATCCGCCGCGGGACCGGACGCCGTCGGATTACACCGGCGTCGTCGACGACTGGCACGACCGTCGTGCGCAGGTCTTCGAGGAGCACTTCACAGCCGAGGACGGCGTCGGCGCGATCCTGGTGTGGGGCGATCCGTCGCTGTACGACAGCACGCTGCGGATCGTCGAACGCGTCCTCGGGCGTGGCAACGTCTCCTTCGAGTATTCGGTGATCCCAGGCGTCACCAGCATTCAGTCGCTGGCCGCACAACACCGAATCGTGCTCAACCGGATCGGTGAACCCGTCCACGTCACCACCGGCCGCCGGCTGCGCGAGGGCCTGCCCGACGGCGTCGGCACGGCCGTGGTGATGCTCGACGCGGATTGCAGCTTCACGCATCTTGCCGGTGACGACGTAGAGATCTGGTGGGGCGCGTACCTGGGCCTGCCCGACGAGGTCCTGATCTCCGGCAACCTGCGCGAGGTGGAGGACGAGATCGTCCGGCTGCGTGCCGAGTTGCGTGAGCGCAAAGGCTGGATCATGGACACCTACCTGGTGAGGCGCTCCGCGCCCGTGCGTGGATAGCGAGTCCAGAGGGTCGGAAACCGCGCACGGGCGGCGAAGCCGCCACCGATTACGCTGGCTCCATGCCCGAACTGCCCGAGGTGGAGGCCCTGGCACAGTTTCTGCGCACCCATGCCGTGGGTGCGGTGGTGGGACGCGTCGACGTCGCGGCGATGAGCGTGCTCAAGACGTTCGACCCACCGATCACCGCACTGCAGGGCCGGGACGTCACCGGTGCGCGGCGGTTCGGCAAGCACCTCGCGATGGACTGCGACGGACTGTGGCTGATCACGCATCTCTCGCGCGGCGGGTGGCTGCGCTGGATCGACAACCCCAGCGCCGCACCGCCCAAGCCGGGGAAGGGGCCGCTGGCGCTGCGCGTGCACTTCTTCACACCGGACGGGGAGACGCCGGCGTTCGACCTCACCGAAGCCGGCACCAGGAAAAGGCTCGCGGTGTGGGTGGCGACTGATCCGCAGCAGGTGCCCGGAATTGCGCGCCTCGGCCCCGATGCGCTCGAGGTGACGCGTGCGGAGTTCGGCGAGGTGCTCGCGACAAGGTCGGCCCGGATCAAGACGGCGCTGGTGGACCAGTCGCTGCTCGCCGGGGTCGGGAACGCGTACTCCGACGAAATCCTGCACGCTGCCCGGATGTCGCCCTTCGCGACGACGTCCAAGTTGTCGCCGGACGAGGTGGACCGCCTGTACGACGCGATGCGCGCCGAGCTGTCCGACGCCGTCGAACGCCTGGTGGGGCAGGAGGCGGCCCGGCTCAAGGGCGAGAAGCGGGCCGGGATGACCGTCCATGCTCGGACCGGGATGCCGTGCCCGGTGTGCGGGGACACAGTCCGGGAGGTGTCGTACGCGGAGAGATCGTTCCAGTACTGCCCGACATGTCAGACCAGCGGCAGGATCCTCGCCGACCGGCGGATGTCACGACTGCTGAAGTAGCGGCTCGCGGTGTCCGAACACCCAGCCGCGCAGCGCGAGGAACCGGAGGCCGCCGGTGAGCGCGCTGACCGCGATCACCAGCGCTATCGCGACGGCGTCGGTGGTGTCGGGGAAGAAGAAGTGCAGGGCCGTGAGGGTCAGGGAACTGAGGACCAGCCCCAGCAGCGCCAGCGCGCCGCCCTCCCATTGCGCCACGAACCAGCGCACCCGGTCGGCAGCGCGGAACGTGCGTCGTCGATGCAACTCGTTGGCCAGCATCGTGCTGAGGCCGACCCCGACCGCGTTCGCGACGAAGGTGCCGTATGCGTCGAGCGCCACGAACGACAACGCGTACAGGACATTGCTCGATCCGCCGACCAGAGCGAACCTGGTCAGCTGGGCGACCCATCCGTCGCCGCCCAGGCGACGATCGAGCACGGACATCGAGATCCCCCACAGCCTGAGACTTGGTTGCAACTTGCAACCGTAGCTCACCGGGGAATCAGTGCCGGTGGCGGTATCCGATCCAGGCCTCGCGGCGGTCTCGGAGGGGATCGCACTCCACCCGGGAGACCTCGTCGATGATCAGCGTGTCCCGGCGCTCCAGGGAGTACCGCGGCCACGTCCCGAGTGGGCGCCCACCGCGGGCGAAGCTGAGCCAGTGGCTCTGCATCGCGTCGGAGACAGTGCGCATGCCGCGACGGCCGCCGAGAGCGGTCAGGGTGCGGGCGGTGAGTCCGCGCGCGCCGAACACCGGGAACAGTTCGGTCGCGTGCGTCGCGCCCAGCCCCGTCAGCCGCAGCAGGCGCGGAGCGAAGTCGTACCGGTACATGTAGGTGTCGCTGTGCCGGGTGTGCGCGTGCGCGCATCGCAGCGACGGTTCCCAGAACACGACGTCTCCGCCGAGATCCGCGGCCGCGCGTCGACCCGGATATCCGGGGTACGCGCCGATCGCTCGGGCCTTGATCGCGGGATCGGTGTCGGCGAACATCTTCTCGATCCGAGTCCGGTTCGTGGGCAGGATGTCGAGGAATCTGGGGAAGATCCGGCCCTCCTGCGCGTTCGTGCCGATGATCAGCGGCACTCGGAGCTCGGCGCCCGCCTCGAACGCATTCAGCGGATGCTCCGGTAGTACGTCGCCGTCCTGGATCGGCGCGAACGGTCGGGTGCCGGGCACCTCGTCGGCGCCGCGGGCGCTCAGCGTGGTGGCCGCGCGGACGAGGAGTTCAGGTGGGGCCGTGGCCAGGAAGGTGGCGGCGTCCGACCGCGACACCCCCGCGATGTCGAGGAACTCGCGGGCCCACCGTGCGGCCAGTTCCGGTCCGTTCGACGTGGCCGGCGGCGGGCTCTGTGCGATGGCGCGGGCGAACAGACCCTCGGCTGCGGGGGTGCACATCAGCGTCAGGACCGCGTCGGCGCCGGCCGACTCCCCGAACAGCGTGACGTTGGATGGATCGCCGCCGAACGCGCCAATGTTCCGCTGCACCCATTGCAGTGCGGCGACCTGATCGCGTAGGCCGAGGTTTGTATCGAAAGGGATTTCGGGAGTGGAGAACTCGGAGAAGTCGAGGTAACCGAGAGCGCCCAGCCGATAGTTCATCGAGACGAAGACGACGTCGCCGCGACGGACCAGTGCGGCGCCGCTGTAGAGCGGATCCGCCGACGTCCCCGCGGTGTGGGCGCCGCCGTGGATGTACACCATCACCGGTCGGGCAGTCTTGCTCGGTGCGGCCGGACGTAGCACGTTGAGCGTCAGACAGTTCTCGTCGCCCCGCCGGCGCTGTTGTGGCGCAGGCGGGCCGAACTCACCGGCGTCGCGGACGTAGGTCCATGGCTGCGCCGGTTCCGGGGCGCGCAGTCGCAGCGGTCCCACCGGCGGCGCCGCGTATGGAATTCCCTTCCACGACAGCAGATCCGACAGTTTCCGTCCGCGAACGACGCCGTCTTGGACTGTTACCTCTACGTCGGCACCAGTCATGCCCGGTGCTCGCGCTCGGCAGGGTTCCCGTCGAGGTATCCGCGATATCCGGCCCACGCGAGTCGCCGTTCCCGGCCCGGATCGCGTTCGACACGAGTGGGCTTGTCGAAGATCAGGGTGCGACGGTGCTCAGGATCGTACCGAGGCCATGACGGTGTCGGAACCCCGTTGCGGGCGAAGTTGATCCAGTTCTCCTGCATCCGTTCGGTGACGAACCGGAGCCCGCGCCTGCCGCCGGGGCCAGTCAGTGCGCGACCAACCGGGGAGTTGCCGTACCCGAACACCGCGAACATCTCGAACCCGTGGGTCGCACCCAGTCCGAGCCAGTGCATCAGTCGCGGTGTGAAATCGAACCGGTAGCTGTAAGTGGGGGCGTGCGCGGCGTGCGCGTCGGCGATCTCGACCGACGGCTTCCAGAAGGTGAGGTCGCCGCCGAGGTCGACCGCGGCGAGCGGGCCGGGATAGCCGGGGTATGCGGCGATCACCCGAGCCCGCGAGTCCGGGTCGGTGAGTTCGAACATCGTGTCGATGCGCTTCGCGTTGGTCGGCAGTCCGTCGAGCACTTTGGGGAACAGTGTCCCCTCGCGCGCATTGGTGCCGATGATCAGCGGCACCCGGTGGGCGGTACCGGTGGCGAATGCGGTGCCCGGCTGCGTGGGCAGGAGGTCGCCGTCCACCACCGGCCCGAACGGATGCAGCCCGGGTGTCTCGGCGAGAACCTTTGCGCTCAAACGATTCCCGGCCTTCCCGAGTTCGGCAGGGGTTGCCGCGTGCAGGGCGCGGGTGGCGTCCGACGGATCGGCGCCGAGCAACGCAACGAACTCGCGAGCCCACTGGGTAGCCCGCTGAGCGTCGTTCACGAGTCCGGGTGCGGGACTCTCGGCGATCGCGCGTGCGAACAGTCCGCGAGCGGCGGGTGTGGCCATGAGGGTGGTGACGGAGGTGCCGCCAGCCGACTCGCCGAACAGGGTGATGTTGTCGGGATCGCCGCCGAACGCGGTGATGTTGCGATGTACCCACTGCAATGCCGCCACCTGATCGCGCAGGCCGAGATTGGATTCGAATATCCTATCCGGGGTGGAGAACTCGCTGAAATCGAGGTAGCCCAGCGAGCCGAGGCGATAGTTCAGGGATACGAAAACGACATCGCCGCGGCGCACGAGGCGATCGCCGCGGTACAGGCCGAGGGCAGTGGTGCCGATTGTGAACGCGCCGCCGTGGATGAACACCATGACGGGCCGTGGCGCGCTCGCCATTGCGGCGGGCGCGAGGACGTTGAGGGTGAGACAGTCCTCGGAGGTCGGCTGGTACTTCCCAGGTCGCAGTGCCGTACCCGCCCGGTGTTGCGGCGCGGCATTGCCGAAGTCGATGGCGTCGCGAGTACCGGTCCACGGCTGAACCGGCTGCGGCGCCCGCAAGCGTAGTGGGCCGACGGGTGGGGCCGCGTACGGGATGCCGCGCCAGGCCAGCAGATCGCCGAGCCGGCGGCCCCGCACGACGCCGTCGGTGGTGCTGACTTCCAGGCTCGGGGTCATGGCGTGACTATACGGCGCTCGGCGGGTGTGGTCAGGCGAGTGGTGAACAGGTTGGACAGCCGGAGGGTGCTCAGCTGAGCTCAACCAGGGTGCACCGTCCGACCCGCGGCCGTTCTCTCAGGCTCGCGTCGTCGCTTGTCGGGATCTCCTGCTCGCCCCGCGGCAATCCCAGCCCGCCTCGATCCTTGGAGTTACGCTGTACAACAATGGATTTACAGTGATCTGCCACGCTGTCCACAGTTCATCTCGAGAATCCTCGACTGACAGGGGCGGTTCGATCTCGCCGAGATGCCCGTGGCCGGTGTTGGTGCGTGCGGTGGTCCCGGACTTGATCGACGCCGCCCGACGAGCTTGATAAGGTGCCCGTGTGAACCGGTGGGGCGGTGGCAGAAGGGCGTCGCTGACTTCGTCGCTGTACCCACCACTCCGGTTTCTCCTGTCACCGTGGCCATGGCGTGCGGTGTTGTACGTCGCCTCGACGGTTGTGGTAGGCGGGATGGTGCTGGTCTTCGCCGTTCCGCTACTGGTTGCGATGGCTGTTCCGGGATGGCGGGACGTGTTGGCACGCACGGTCGTCTCTGCCGAGGTGTCCCGACTGGCCGTGATCGAGCCGGCGACAGCGACATCGTGGCGGGTTGGCGGGAGAGGGAACGCAAGCGCACCGCCGGTCCGTCATGCGGCGTACGCACTTGTCGTCGCCGCAGTCCTGGCCCCGGTCGCTGCAGTAGTGTTGGTCGCCGGAGTTGTGGTGACGACAACGCTTCTCGCGGCCCCACTTTTGGTTCGAAGTGATCCGATCAGCGTGTTCACCTTGCAGGTGACGACACTGTCGGCGGCCTTGTGGTTGCCCGCACTCGCGTTACCCACGATCGTCGTGGTGCTGTATGCCTGCGCTGCCGTGGCTGTCACCAACAGCGCTCTAGCACATACGGTTCCGTTGCGCTCGGCAGCCGAGCTCGAAGTCGAGGTCGATCGCCTGCACACGTCGAGGACTGACCTACTCGACGCTTTCGACATCGAACGAACCCGAATCGAGGGCATGCTCCACGACGGAGTCCAGCACCGACTCGTCGCGGTCGGACTGAGTATCGGGCTTGCCGAGCAGTCGGCGGTGGACGACCGAACACGTGAACTGCTCCGCACTGCTCATCGTCAGGTCGACGAGTCGATGCGGGAACTCAGGCGCACCATTCGCGGAATCCTGCCGCAAGCCTTGACGGAATCCGGACTCGTCGCTGCGGTCGAGGACCTCCTCGGCGAGCTTCCCGTCGACGTGACGCTGAATCTGCCCTCGGATTTCCGCCCACCTCCTCGGATAGAACAAGTCTCGTACTTCGTCATCAGCGAAGCCATCACCAACTCGATCAAGCACGCGCATGCCACGAATCTGTCGATCACTGCGATCGCGACGGGCAGCATGTGGACTCTCGCGGTCTCCGACGACGGCATCGGCGGAGCCGACCCGAAATCGGGCCGCGGTCTCGTCGGGTTGTCGCACCGCGTCGACGCACTCGGTGGCACGATCTCTGTGTCGAGCCCGCCCGGCGGTGGAACAACAGTGGAGATGAGATGCCCGATCAGGGACTGAGAATCGTATTGGCGGACGACCTCCCACTGTTGCGCGAAGGAATCGCGGCCGTGGTGGAGTCGGCAGGCCACCATGTGTGTGCATCGGTCTCGACCGTCGACTCGCTTCTCGGCGCAGTTGCCGCCCACAACCCCGATCTGGTGATCACCGACGTTCGGATGCCCCCAACTTTCACCGACGAAGGCTTGGCGGCGGCCGTCGAATTGCGAAAGAAGAGACCGAATCTCAGCGTTCTGATTCTCTCGCAATACACCTCGGTCGCGTACGTCTCCGAATTGATCGACAATCCCGCCCTCGGTGGGATCGGATATCTCGTCAAGGAACGTGTCGGACACGTCAGAGAATTCGTCGATGTAGTGGAGAAGGTCGCATCTGGCGCAACAGTGATCGATCCCGAAGTTGTCCAGGCGCTCGTGGGCAGTTCGCGCCGACAGGGCTCGTTGGCGACGCTGACCGCGCGCGAACTCGAGGTGTTGTCCTTGATGGCAGAGGGAAACACCAACGCGCGCATCGCCGAAACCCTCGTCGTCTCGGATGCAGCGGTGCGCAAGCACGTCGGGAACATCTTCGCCAAGCTGCCCCTCGGGTCCGACACCGACCGCCGCGTGACTGCGGTGCTGACCTACCTTCGCGGAATCGGGTGAGGGACTTGTGCCGCAATCGAGGGCGTGTCCACTTACGACCGATGGTCGCGTACGCGCTACCGTCGAGGTAGCCCGCAGCCTACTGATTCAGGCCGAAGAAGAGGCTTCGATGTGTACATGCCTTCCAACGCGTACACTGATCGGCCACGTCCACCGGCTCGCGGTGTGACCGCAGCGCAGGGACTGACGAAACGGTTCGACAAGAGTTCACGACCAGTCCTCGGCGGTGTCACCCACAGCTTCGCACCGTCGACGTGGACGGCGATCATGGGTTCGTCGGGCTCCGGCAAGTCGACGCTACTCAACCTTCTGAGCGGGCTGGAGCAGCCCGATCAGGGGCTGGTGACACTGGACGGTATCCCGCTCGGAGGGCTGGACGATGACCAGCTCGCAGAGCTTCGTCGGGATCGTTGCGGGTTCGTCTTTCAGGACTACAACCTGTTCGACGCACTCGACGTCGCGGAGAACGTCGCGCTGCCGGCACGGCTTGCAGGTGCGAATCCTCGAGTTGGACGCGTTCGCGAGGTTCTCGGCAGGGTGGGCCTCGCTGATCGAGCGCGCGACTCGATCGACACGTTGTCCGGTGGTCAACGTCAGCGGGTCGCGATCGCACGAGCCATGCTGAACCAGCCGGCCGTGGTGTTCGCCGACGAACCAACCGGGGCACTCGATGTCCGCACTGCACAAGACGTTCTGGTTCTGCTTCGACAGGTCGTCTCCCAGTTCGGCTCGACCGTCGTCATGGTGACCCATGACGCGTGGGCCGCATCGTGGGCGGACGAAGTCATCATCCTGGCGGACGGAATGGTTGTCGGCAGACTCCCCGGCGGTGACGCGGATCGCGTGTCCCGGGCAGTTAACTCGGTGCACGAAGATGCTCGCCGGAGGCGTCGGTGACCACCATGTTGCGCTTTGCAGCAGCGAACATTCGGCATCATCGCGGCCTGTTCCTCGGCGCATTCACCACCTTGCTGATCGGTGCGGCGATGATCGGGGTCTGTGCCCAGCTCCTGGCAACGGCCGTCATGGCACCGGACGAGGGATTCGAGGTACAGGTCAGCGGCTCGGGCGTGCTCGACAACGATGGGGCACCCACGGTCGCGACGGAGTTCTACACGCCGTTGGGATCAGGCGCCGAGGATCTGATGTCCGTCGCGGGAACCGTCGGGATCATCGCGTGCTTCTTGACCGGGATCACCCTCGCGACGACGGTCGGCTATGTGATTGCCGCACGGAGGCGCGAGCTGGGAATTCTACGGTTGCTCGGTACCACGGCGCCCATACTTCGTCGCCTTCTGATCTGGGAGATCGTGACGCTCGCAACGGTTGCCGGTATCGCGGGCGTCGTTCTGTCGATCCCAATAGCACCTCTGGTCCTCGGACTTCTGATCGACACAGGGTTCGTGTCGGAGAAGTTCGACGTCACCGGCCAGGCGTTGTCTCTAGCCGCCACAGTGGTGGCGACGATCGGTGTCGCGATCGTCGGCGCCCGCATCGGGTCGAAACGAGTTCTCGGCGTCTCCCCACTGGCTGCCACACGTTCCATCACTGTCACGCACAGAATT
Protein-coding sequences here:
- a CDS encoding TetR/AcrR family transcriptional regulator, with translation MRERILDAAEYCLVESGYNSRLHAVIAERAGLSRPTVYKYVGDQSAIFEALFQREISRFFAVLDPVLRGHDQLQAGFVDCVVFAVGYARRHALLQKGLRDDPAVVVPWFTVRAKPFIEVGAEFLVPHFERMLTPEQLASVSPRVVSEWAFRLIASLITTEGDVDTADEEALRQFVGGLPAVMFVPSADARVG
- a CDS encoding cupin domain-containing protein codes for the protein MDKMSLTALARQQLKLAAGASSGRSSQTVYGGHQRSLRQTVIALSAGKSLAEHDSPGEATLLVLSGKLALISGENSWKGSTGDMLMIPATRHSVEALEDVAFLLTVAK
- a CDS encoding dihydrofolate reductase, whose product is MIGLIWGQTIAGVIGRDNTIPWRIPEDMAHFKDATMGHPVIMGRRTWDSLPPRFRPLTGRRNIVVTRQPGWSADGAEPADGIEAALALAGNTAWVIGGTQIYTAAMPFADLLSVTEIDAEIEGDAYAPAVGDDWVVGDADDWRISEKSGLRYRFVSYVRR
- a CDS encoding thymidylate synthase, which gives rise to MDTGIAKADRTGTGTRSVFGHQMRWDLAEGFPLITTKKVHLKSVVYELLWFLRGESNVKWLREHGVTIWDEWADTDGELGPVYGVQWRSWPTPSGEHIDQITKVIETLKANPDSRRIIVSAWNVADLDAMALQPCHAFFQFYVADGKLSCQLYQRSADLFLGVPFNIASYALLTHMVAQQTGLEVGDFIWTGGDCHIYDNHVDQVTEQLSREPLPYPTLELNKRDSLFDYTFEDVEIVGYQHHPAIKAPVAI
- the cobF gene encoding precorrin-6A synthase (deacetylating); the encoded protein is MRELLVIGIGAGDPDQVTIQAVKAMNRADVFFIIGKGDEKQELVDLRTEILAEHMLREYRVVDIVDPPRDRTPSDYTGVVDDWHDRRAQVFEEHFTAEDGVGAILVWGDPSLYDSTLRIVERVLGRGNVSFEYSVIPGVTSIQSLAAQHRIVLNRIGEPVHVTTGRRLREGLPDGVGTAVVMLDADCSFTHLAGDDVEIWWGAYLGLPDEVLISGNLREVEDEIVRLRAELRERKGWIMDTYLVRRSAPVRG
- a CDS encoding DNA-formamidopyrimidine glycosylase family protein; this translates as MPELPEVEALAQFLRTHAVGAVVGRVDVAAMSVLKTFDPPITALQGRDVTGARRFGKHLAMDCDGLWLITHLSRGGWLRWIDNPSAAPPKPGKGPLALRVHFFTPDGETPAFDLTEAGTRKRLAVWVATDPQQVPGIARLGPDALEVTRAEFGEVLATRSARIKTALVDQSLLAGVGNAYSDEILHAARMSPFATTSKLSPDEVDRLYDAMRAELSDAVERLVGQEAARLKGEKRAGMTVHARTGMPCPVCGDTVREVSYAERSFQYCPTCQTSGRILADRRMSRLLK
- a CDS encoding GtrA family protein — protein: MSVLDRRLGGDGWVAQLTRFALVGGSSNVLYALSFVALDAYGTFVANAVGVGLSTMLANELHRRRTFRAADRVRWFVAQWEGGALALLGLVLSSLTLTALHFFFPDTTDAVAIALVIAVSALTGGLRFLALRGWVFGHREPLLQQS
- a CDS encoding carboxylesterase/lipase family protein encodes the protein MTGADVEVTVQDGVVRGRKLSDLLSWKGIPYAAPPVGPLRLRAPEPAQPWTYVRDAGEFGPPAPQQRRRGDENCLTLNVLRPAAPSKTARPVMVYIHGGAHTAGTSADPLYSGAALVRRGDVVFVSMNYRLGALGYLDFSEFSTPEIPFDTNLGLRDQVAALQWVQRNIGAFGGDPSNVTLFGESAGADAVLTLMCTPAAEGLFARAIAQSPPPATSNGPELAARWAREFLDIAGVSRSDAATFLATAPPELLVRAATTLSARGADEVPGTRPFAPIQDGDVLPEHPLNAFEAGAELRVPLIIGTNAQEGRIFPRFLDILPTNRTRIEKMFADTDPAIKARAIGAYPGYPGRRAAADLGGDVVFWEPSLRCAHAHTRHSDTYMYRYDFAPRLLRLTGLGATHATELFPVFGARGLTARTLTALGGRRGMRTVSDAMQSHWLSFARGGRPLGTWPRYSLERRDTLIIDEVSRVECDPLRDRREAWIGYRHRH
- a CDS encoding carboxylesterase/lipase family protein; this translates as MTPSLEVSTTDGVVRGRRLGDLLAWRGIPYAAPPVGPLRLRAPQPVQPWTGTRDAIDFGNAAPQHRAGTALRPGKYQPTSEDCLTLNVLAPAAMASAPRPVMVFIHGGAFTIGTTALGLYRGDRLVRRGDVVFVSLNYRLGSLGYLDFSEFSTPDRIFESNLGLRDQVAALQWVHRNITAFGGDPDNITLFGESAGGTSVTTLMATPAARGLFARAIAESPAPGLVNDAQRATQWAREFVALLGADPSDATRALHAATPAELGKAGNRLSAKVLAETPGLHPFGPVVDGDLLPTQPGTAFATGTAHRVPLIIGTNAREGTLFPKVLDGLPTNAKRIDTMFELTDPDSRARVIAAYPGYPGPLAAVDLGGDLTFWKPSVEIADAHAAHAPTYSYRFDFTPRLMHWLGLGATHGFEMFAVFGYGNSPVGRALTGPGGRRGLRFVTERMQENWINFARNGVPTPSWPRYDPEHRRTLIFDKPTRVERDPGRERRLAWAGYRGYLDGNPAEREHRA
- a CDS encoding ATP-binding protein, whose amino-acid sequence is MLYVASTVVVGGMVLVFAVPLLVAMAVPGWRDVLARTVVSAEVSRLAVIEPATATSWRVGGRGNASAPPVRHAAYALVVAAVLAPVAAVVLVAGVVVTTTLLAAPLLVRSDPISVFTLQVTTLSAALWLPALALPTIVVVLYACAAVAVTNSALAHTVPLRSAAELEVEVDRLHTSRTDLLDAFDIERTRIEGMLHDGVQHRLVAVGLSIGLAEQSAVDDRTRELLRTAHRQVDESMRELRRTIRGILPQALTESGLVAAVEDLLGELPVDVTLNLPSDFRPPPRIEQVSYFVISEAITNSIKHAHATNLSITAIATGSMWTLAVSDDGIGGADPKSGRGLVGLSHRVDALGGTISVSSPPGGGTTVEMRCPIRD
- a CDS encoding response regulator transcription factor, whose translation is MPDQGLRIVLADDLPLLREGIAAVVESAGHHVCASVSTVDSLLGAVAAHNPDLVITDVRMPPTFTDEGLAAAVELRKKRPNLSVLILSQYTSVAYVSELIDNPALGGIGYLVKERVGHVREFVDVVEKVASGATVIDPEVVQALVGSSRRQGSLATLTARELEVLSLMAEGNTNARIAETLVVSDAAVRKHVGNIFAKLPLGSDTDRRVTAVLTYLRGIG
- a CDS encoding ABC transporter ATP-binding protein, which encodes MTAAQGLTKRFDKSSRPVLGGVTHSFAPSTWTAIMGSSGSGKSTLLNLLSGLEQPDQGLVTLDGIPLGGLDDDQLAELRRDRCGFVFQDYNLFDALDVAENVALPARLAGANPRVGRVREVLGRVGLADRARDSIDTLSGGQRQRVAIARAMLNQPAVVFADEPTGALDVRTAQDVLVLLRQVVSQFGSTVVMVTHDAWAASWADEVIILADGMVVGRLPGGDADRVSRAVNSVHEDARRRRR